The Cyclobacteriaceae bacterium genome includes a region encoding these proteins:
- a CDS encoding response regulator transcription factor, translating into MSKALSVLIYEDNKLLRESLASLLQLNGSLRLSDAYENVLLVKEQVAVHQPDIILMDIDMPEMTGIEAVKQIRTINSSVPILMLTVFDDNMHVFQAIRAGASGYLLKKHISTKLFNAIEEVMDGGAPMSPSVARMVIDSMQNIQENPYQLTAREKEILTLLSQGNSYKLMASHLDISLDTVRTHIKKIYEKLHVHSQTEAVSKAIHEKLV; encoded by the coding sequence ATGTCTAAGGCGCTGTCGGTTCTGATCTACGAGGATAATAAGTTGCTTCGCGAAAGCCTGGCTAGCCTGCTTCAATTAAATGGATCGCTCCGTCTTTCCGATGCTTATGAGAACGTATTGCTGGTAAAAGAACAGGTAGCAGTTCATCAGCCTGATATCATCCTGATGGATATTGACATGCCAGAAATGACAGGAATTGAAGCGGTGAAGCAGATCCGGACCATCAATTCATCAGTTCCAATTCTCATGCTGACAGTATTCGATGACAATATGCATGTGTTTCAGGCTATCCGTGCAGGAGCATCGGGTTATCTGCTGAAAAAGCATATTTCCACCAAATTGTTTAATGCTATTGAGGAAGTGATGGATGGCGGCGCGCCGATGTCACCTTCGGTTGCACGGATGGTTATTGATTCCATGCAGAATATCCAGGAGAATCCATATCAGCTGACCGCCCGTGAAAAAGAGATTTTGACCTTATTAAGTCAGGGCAACAGTTACAAATTAATGGCTTCCCATCTTGACATCAGTCTGGATACGGTTCGCACTCACATCAAAAAGATCTACGAAAAGCTTCATGTCCATTCCCAGACAGAAGCAGTCTCCAAAGCCATTCACGAGAAGCTGGTCTAA
- a CDS encoding GAF domain-containing protein — protein sequence MRYLILPLLLINLCPLIVCGQYHHFEKITETQGLSDNRVTSFLKDKNRFLWVGTANGLNRYDGYEFKIYKPGIPFRSISHEHINDIEQDNLGRLWIATWNGLTVLDPETDRIAFFTREKDVDYQEKGTIASSLVWDIYIDPDQKVWMALDARDLSVYDPKTKEFSYFPWREFVKKELPSRNQEQYTAIQKVLPRSDHQLWLGTTAGLFSFDIKTKQFEYIGGEDPVDFTAMAFDARRNVLFFTQNKPFAYDCNTKTLKDVILDRTNQIMMEPDASLIMPTTQRLISINQKTLHAIPLATEKEDPFSIHLNSIKVVYKDPDGTTWIGTSEGIRKYDSRLDVFRYVKIYPDSIRPVTGNLFHITDSKQDEKFYVSSYAGNKLLVIDKRNGALEQYPSALGIPLTKCSQTFEDSKGNFWVLTYKNIFLFDRLTKKFTMFPYPDKNMDTSFIEMIEDAEGNFWFASLHNGLFFFNSKTKTWSNPNAKEEFFGRRVTSLLSDPSHNAVWIGEFGFGVYRYDLKKKEFSHFNADVSNINSLHSSLINDLTQDLNGDIWIATNSGGVSKFRYGTKPDEEFISFSIENGLPENTINAIETDSHGNLWLASFKGLTTIKTSGEVIKHYDASNGLPFSNYSNPLSKSSGGELMSGIANGFIRFNPDSLSISTAGFPVVITSLLVGDSMLNTHTSHLFTHHQNDITFQFSALTYSLPQKVNYYYQLEGYDKQWINSGNGHIAKYTNLNNGSYTFKIRATDHSGRTSANIASINFVIDPPFWETWWFILIMSLLVLSSLMLWIRSLQRKVVAQKILKQVATSMYNQKTIDQVFTTVVNHCIDLLHFQNCKAYILSEEENKLILKSSGGLSIDGTTQKGLFVEIPVGTGIIGKAAQTGNASVQYVQVDGKKFSEIAIPVIVENRVFAVIQSEHISRNFFSSWHLNMLKEIAAICGAKIGRYFIEDQIRSKVARDLHDDMGSTLSSINIMSRIALEKNEPLISQKYLKNIRENASVIQESMSDIVWAINPENDTMSKVILRMKEFTTEILEPLDIQYEFLQLGDFNDIKMDLGTRKDFYLIFKEAVNNAAKYSQGKKITISLNNEGKSIYLEVKDDGQGFAIINHEKGNGLKNMKHRAHNIKASLEIDSKPGNGTIVLLKVPIT from the coding sequence ATGCGTTACCTGATCCTGCCCTTACTTTTAATAAACCTTTGTCCGCTTATTGTCTGTGGTCAGTACCATCATTTTGAAAAAATAACGGAGACTCAGGGCCTTTCCGATAATCGCGTTACCTCCTTTCTGAAAGACAAAAACAGATTTCTCTGGGTCGGCACCGCCAACGGTCTGAATCGATATGATGGGTATGAGTTTAAAATATATAAACCAGGAATTCCTTTTCGTTCCATTTCTCATGAACACATTAATGATATCGAACAGGATAACCTTGGAAGATTGTGGATAGCGACATGGAATGGGCTTACGGTATTGGATCCTGAAACTGACAGAATCGCATTTTTTACCCGTGAAAAAGATGTCGACTATCAGGAAAAAGGAACTATTGCCAGTAGTCTTGTCTGGGACATTTATATTGATCCTGATCAAAAAGTATGGATGGCACTGGATGCCCGTGACCTTTCGGTTTATGATCCCAAGACCAAAGAGTTTAGCTATTTTCCATGGCGTGAGTTTGTAAAGAAGGAACTTCCATCCAGAAACCAGGAGCAATACACCGCAATTCAAAAAGTATTACCGCGATCTGATCATCAGCTTTGGCTTGGAACAACAGCAGGACTTTTCAGCTTTGATATCAAAACAAAGCAATTCGAATACATCGGCGGGGAAGATCCCGTTGATTTTACTGCGATGGCCTTTGATGCCCGAAGAAATGTTTTATTCTTCACTCAAAACAAACCTTTCGCTTACGACTGCAATACAAAAACACTCAAAGATGTCATTTTAGACAGGACCAATCAGATCATGATGGAACCTGATGCTTCTTTAATAATGCCCACTACCCAGAGACTAATTTCTATCAATCAGAAAACGCTTCATGCAATCCCGTTAGCAACAGAAAAAGAGGATCCGTTTTCAATCCATCTTAACAGTATTAAAGTAGTATATAAAGATCCGGATGGCACCACCTGGATTGGTACATCGGAAGGCATTCGGAAATATGACTCGCGGCTTGATGTTTTCCGATATGTAAAGATCTATCCTGACAGCATTCGTCCTGTGACTGGAAACCTTTTTCACATCACTGACAGCAAACAAGATGAAAAGTTCTATGTAAGCTCGTACGCAGGAAACAAATTACTGGTAATTGACAAGCGGAATGGTGCATTAGAACAATACCCTTCTGCGTTGGGCATTCCATTGACCAAATGCTCCCAGACTTTTGAAGATAGTAAGGGCAATTTTTGGGTGCTCACTTATAAAAATATTTTCCTGTTCGACAGGTTAACAAAAAAATTTACAATGTTTCCGTATCCTGACAAAAATATGGATACAAGTTTTATTGAAATGATTGAAGATGCTGAAGGCAATTTCTGGTTCGCTTCTCTTCACAATGGATTGTTCTTCTTTAATTCAAAAACCAAAACATGGTCCAACCCAAATGCTAAGGAAGAGTTCTTTGGCAGGCGGGTAACATCACTCCTTTCTGATCCGTCACATAACGCAGTCTGGATTGGGGAGTTTGGTTTTGGCGTCTACCGCTATGACCTTAAGAAAAAAGAGTTCAGCCATTTCAATGCAGATGTCTCGAATATTAATAGTCTCCATTCTTCGCTTATTAATGACCTTACTCAGGATTTGAATGGCGATATCTGGATAGCCACTAATTCAGGTGGGGTAAGTAAATTTCGTTACGGCACAAAACCAGATGAAGAGTTCATAAGTTTTTCAATTGAAAACGGATTGCCGGAGAATACTATTAATGCCATTGAGACTGACTCCCATGGAAACCTATGGCTGGCATCATTCAAAGGACTTACAACCATTAAGACAAGTGGAGAGGTCATAAAACATTATGATGCCAGCAACGGACTCCCCTTCTCAAACTACAGCAATCCCTTATCGAAAAGTAGCGGTGGTGAATTAATGTCCGGTATCGCGAATGGATTCATACGGTTTAATCCCGACAGTCTTTCAATTTCTACTGCCGGGTTTCCTGTAGTCATCACCTCTTTGCTGGTTGGTGACAGCATGCTGAATACTCACACAAGCCATCTTTTCACTCATCATCAAAATGATATAACCTTTCAGTTCTCGGCACTTACTTATTCGCTTCCTCAAAAAGTAAATTATTACTATCAACTGGAAGGCTATGATAAGCAGTGGATCAACAGCGGCAATGGTCATATTGCAAAATATACCAACCTCAACAATGGCTCTTATACTTTTAAAATCCGCGCGACTGACCATAGCGGAAGAACCTCTGCCAATATTGCCAGCATCAACTTTGTGATTGATCCTCCTTTCTGGGAAACATGGTGGTTCATTCTCATCATGAGTTTACTTGTTCTGTCTTCCCTGATGCTTTGGATCCGTTCGCTACAGCGAAAGGTGGTGGCGCAAAAAATATTAAAACAGGTGGCCACATCGATGTACAATCAGAAAACAATCGATCAGGTCTTTACAACTGTTGTCAATCATTGTATTGACCTCCTTCACTTCCAGAACTGCAAAGCGTACATTCTTTCGGAAGAAGAAAATAAGCTGATACTAAAATCATCTGGTGGCTTGTCAATCGATGGAACGACTCAAAAGGGTTTGTTTGTCGAAATCCCCGTGGGGACAGGAATTATAGGAAAGGCAGCTCAAACAGGTAATGCATCAGTTCAATACGTTCAGGTTGACGGAAAGAAATTTTCGGAGATCGCAATCCCCGTTATTGTTGAGAACAGAGTTTTTGCAGTGATTCAGTCTGAACACATCAGCAGAAATTTCTTCAGCTCATGGCACTTAAATATGCTGAAAGAGATTGCTGCTATCTGCGGCGCAAAGATTGGAAGATATTTTATTGAAGATCAGATAAGGAGTAAAGTAGCCCGTGACTTGCATGATGATATGGGATCTACCCTATCAAGTATCAACATCATGAGCAGGATCGCACTCGAAAAAAATGAACCGCTCATCTCACAGAAATATCTTAAGAACATCCGCGAGAATGCATCGGTGATTCAGGAAAGCATGAGTGATATTGTATGGGCAATCAATCCTGAGAACGACACCATGAGTAAGGTGATCCTCAGAATGAAAGAATTTACTACAGAAATTCTGGAGCCATTGGATATTCAATATGAGTTTCTTCAGCTTGGTGATTTCAATGATATTAAAATGGACCTTGGAACACGAAAGGATTTTTACCTGATCTTCAAAGAAGCAGTTAACAATGCCGCAAAATACAGTCAGGGAAAAAAGATCACGATCTCACTAAACAATGAAGGAAAGTCCATTTATCTCGAAGTGAAAGATGATGGACAGGGCTTTGCAATCATCAATCATGAGAAGGGTAATGGCTTGAAAAACATGAAGCATCGGGCCCATAACATCAAGGCTTCACTGGAAATTGATTCAAAGCCCGGAAACGGGACTATCGTTTTGTTGAAAGTTCCGATCACATGA